In Humulus lupulus chromosome 7, drHumLupu1.1, whole genome shotgun sequence, the following are encoded in one genomic region:
- the LOC133792581 gene encoding uncharacterized protein LOC133792581, whose translation MDVLNDIAQPNNCEDDENEVDDEIPPASECRGTSQYYNDLFAEMESPLFPGCEKYTSLNFVAKLMHFKVLGKIPNKIFDGILELLEDAFPSPNKIPKSHYAAKRLMRKLGLGYESIHVCKHDCALFWKENAGKHKCPICGEDRWVDKNTKGKKVPQKVMRYFPLTPQLMRKYASRHISQHMRWHHEGRVKEDGIMRHPADGKAWKDFDRSNLAFAMEPRNVRLGLAADGFNPFGNMSLSYSMWPVVLMTYNLPPWLCMKETNFMLTLLIPGPHSPGKDFDVFLRPLVDELKELWVSGVQTRDIVDGSFFKLRAALLWTINDFPARSSFSGWSGQGYTACPTCNVSTPSVRLQNKVAFYGHRNFLPMGHQIRKKKKLYGSVEKRPPPEEFSTEAIFTQMNFMPESLLGKHVSYGGQKRKRTKEQVGWRKKSIFFELPYWANMKLRHNLDVMHVEKNVCDSLVGTIVGLENKTKDTISARVYLEKMKIRPELHLRMVNGRMEKPAAKYTFIPENRHKFCRFLKSVKFPDGFASNLRKNVIENDNKITGLKSHDCHVILQRLLPIGVHSFLEKPIAKTIIDLCTFFKIICARTLIVSDLEKVKTSIVEILCGLEIIFPPAFFDVMVHLMIHLPQEAIDGGPVHMRWMYPFERYMKKLKHYVRNKARPEGSIAEGYVVDEALTFCSMYFKGVETRFNRPDRNVDAIPSLKKLSVFQSQGCPIGKKTLTTLDDELKKTAEWYILNNCIEILPYIQEHKQILLSSGAENLDQLQKKEFPMWFYNKLYNLRQAGSAEASEELFSLANGSSNLVSSYTGYPTKSRMKHENNITSIFTKFEWYKNDKFILATQAKQIFYLDDLKNDRDWKIVEEVHHRNVWDTPAAYEQLDPIEIDVMHDTITSDFQLFVDLGPLPEINFCRRDQSPYVVNVDTPVDQEEGEEEEEEEMVDEEEEEMVDEEEEKEEEEEMDLEEDNVEENENDSDNEYYSDD comes from the exons ATGGATGTTCTTAATGATATAGCACAACCTAACAATTGTGAAGATGATGAGAATGAGGTTGATGATGAGATACCACCAGCATCAGAATGCAGAGGTACTAGCCAATACTATAATGACTTATTTGCCGAGATGGAGTCTCCGTTATTCCCAGGGTGTGAAAAATACACATCTTTGAATTTCGTAGCTAAGttgatgcatttcaaagtgttggggaAAATTCCTAACAAAATTTTTGATGGAATCTTGGAGTTGTTAGAAGATGCATTCCCATCTCCAAATAAGATACCAAAGTCACATTATGCGGCGAAGAGGTTGATGAGGAAATTGGGTTTGGGTTACGAGTCAATCCATGTTTGTAAGCATGATTGTGCATTGTTTTGGAAGGAAAATGCTGGAAAACACAAGTGTCCAATTTGTGGGGAGGATCGTTGGGTGGATAAAAATACCAAGGGGAAGAAAGTGCCCCAAAAAGTTATGCGTTATTTTCCATTGACCCCTCAGTTGATGCGAAAATATGCGTCAAGGCAcatttctcaacatatgagatggcatcatgAAGGGCGTGTTAAAGAAGATGGTATCATGCGTCATCCTGCAGATGGGAAAGCATGGAAGGATTTTGACCGTAGCAATCTAGCGTTTGCAATGGAACCTAGGAATGTGCGCCTTGGATTGGCTGCTGATGGATTCAATCCTTTTGGAAATATGAGTTTGTCTTATAGCATGTGGCCGGTTGTGTTAATGACTTACAACTTGCCACCGTGGTTATGCATGAAAGAGACTAACTTTATGTTGACTTTATTAATTCCTGGTCCACATTCACCtggaaaagattttgatgttttcttaaggcCATTGGTTGATGAGTTGAAGGAATTATGGGTGAGCGGTGTTCAGACTCGGGATATTGTTGATGGTAGTTTTTTTAAGCTTCGAGCAGCTTTATTGTGGACTATAAATGATTTTCCAGCGAGGAGTAGTttttctggatggagtggtcaaggTTACACTGCTTGTCCTACTTGCAATGTATCAACACCATCAGTTCGTTTGCAAAATAAGGTTGCATTTTACGGTCACAGAAATTTTTTACCAATGGGACACCAAATTAGAAAAAAGAAGAAGTTATATGGTTCAGTTGAGAAAAGACCACCTCCAGAGGAATTTAGCACTGAAGCTATTTTCACACAAATGAATTTTATGCCTGAATCTCTTCTTGGTAAGCATGTTAGCTACGGTGGACAAAAAAGGAAACGTACAAAAGAGCAAGTTGGTTGGCGTAAAAAAAGCATTTTctttgagctcccatattgggccaaTATGAAGTTGCGACATAACCTAGacgtcatgcatgttgagaaaaatgtatGCGACAGCTTAGTTGGCACAATAGTCGGGTTGGAAAATAAGACCAAAGATACAATTAGCGCTAGAGTATatttggagaagatgaagataaGGCCAGAATTGCATCTGAGAATGGTAAATGGTCGAATGGAAAAGCCGGCAGCGAAATACACATTTATTCCTGAAAATCGGCATAAGTTTTGTCGGTTTTTGAAATCAGTCAAATTTCCAGATGGGTTTGCATCTAATTTAAGGAAGAATGTGATTGAAAATGACAATAAGATTACtgggttgaaatcccacgatTGTCATGTCATATTGCAACGTCTTTTGCCAATTGGTGTTCATTCATTCCTAGAAAAACCTATTGCCAAGACCATTATTGACTTGTGCACTTTCTTCAAGATTATTTGTGCTAGAACTCTGATTGTTTCTGATTTGGAGAAAGTGAAAACATCAATTGTTGAAATTCTTTGCGGACTAGAAATCATTTTTCCGCCAGCGTTTTTTGATGTTATGGTTCACCTAATGATACATTTGCCTCAAGAAGCAATAGATGGAGGTCCAGtacacatgaggtggatgtatccctttgagagatacatgaaaaaattgaaacaTTATGTGCgtaataaagctcgtcctgaggggtccataGCTGAGGGTTATGTCGTCGATGAAGCATTGACATTCTGTTCTATGTACTTCAAAGGGGTGGAAACAAGGTTTAATCGTCCAGATAGAAATGTTGATGCAATTCCATCACTAAAGAAGTTGTCTGTGTTTCAATCTCAAGGTTGTCCGATCGGTAAGAAGACACTAACAACTTTGGACGATGAACTTAAAAAAACTGCTGAGTGGTACATTCTCAACAATTGCATTGAGATTCTCCCATATATTCA AGAGCACAAGCAGATCCTTTTATCTAGTGGTGCTGAAAACCTAGATCAATTACAGAAAAAGGAGTTCCCCATGTGGTTTTACAATAAGCTTTACAATCTTCGACAAGCAGGATCTGCAGAAGCTTCTGAAGAGTTATTCTCCTTAGCAAACGGCTCCTCTAATCTTGTTTCTTCATACACTGGGT ATCCTACCAAGAGTAGGATGAAGCATGAAAATAATATAACCAGTATATTTACTAAGTTCGAGTGGTACAAAAATGACAAGTTTATCTTGGCAACTCAGGCAAAACAAATTTTCTATCTTGATGATTTGAAAAATGACCGGGATTGGAAAATTGTTGAAGAAGTTCATCATAGAAATGTGTGGGACACCCCAGCAGCTTATGAACAGTTGGATCCCATTGAAATAGATGTTATGCATGACACAATAACATCTGATTTCCAATTGTTTGTCGATCTTGGTCCGTTGCCAGAAATCAATTTTTGCCGTAGAGATCAATCGCCATATGTTGTCAATGTAGATACTCCTGTTGATCAAGAGGAAggtgaagaggaagaggaagaggaaatggtcgatgaagaggaagaggagaTGGTCGATGAAGAGGAAGagaaagaggaagaggaagagatggacTTAGAAGAAGATAATGTAGAAGAAAATGAGAATGATAGTGATAATGAATATTATAGTGATGATTAA